The following nucleotide sequence is from Halobacillus mangrovi.
TTGAACTCGTCGGAAGGTCACGGGTTTTTGATAAGTCACTCACAAGTACAGATTTAATCGTGACGTCACACCCTGTTTTATGCTGAATACGTTCTTTATGATCTCGCAGAATCTCAATGACCCCGCCGCCGACCGTTCCTAACCCTAATAATCCTACGGTAATGGTCTGTTTCATCGTTCACACTCCTTGTCCACTTGATAGATACATTATTCTTTATATAAAGGACATTGTAACGAAGAATAATAGGAAGTACAAGGGAGAATTCGTAACTATTTGAATTAACAGATTTTTAATAAAAAAATATAATTAGATCTATTTTTGAAAATTTTCCTCTCTTCCTATATAAAAATGCGGTTTTCATTCATTGGAGTGGATAGAAAATGGAGGATAGGAGAATGGAGGAGGAAAAAATGAAAAAGTGTAAGATTCGACATAATAATAGTTATCTTGACTTATTTTAACAAATGAAATATAAATAAAAAGAACTAGAGAAGGAAGGAGGAGCGGATCATGAATGTCCCTGTTGGTCCATTGACAGGACCTCTAAAAAAATATCAGCTAATCATCGATGAGATTATTGCAGAATGGGGAATAGGAAGAAAGGAAGAATTCCGCCGTGAAGGTATCATTGCGATCTACCGAGCGATCGATAATCTCCGCACAACAATATCCGGTGCACTAAACGACGCCTACATAGAATGGAGCATCAGAGAACATTTCCGCAGCTTACTCCCTCAGAATGATCAATAAAGGTAAAGAAGTAGATGAAGCTTGGGCAAAACTGTGTTAGCCACTCTAACATCCGAACGATGGTGAAGTTTGATGATAAGCTTTCACCATCGTTCGGATTTTTTATGGTAAATGAGCGCAACTAATTTCTCCTATACCTTCGGACCACTGCTGTTCCTCGCATGTGGTCTACTCTGATGAAAAGGAAGCATGAAACAGAAGTAGGAAGACCATTCAAGTGGAATGTATTTCCGAAGCGGTCATTTAGAGCAATCGATTGCTTTAAAGTTTCTCTATCTTTTGCTGTTCTTCTATAGATTGGATGCTTTTAATTTTGTCCCAGCCCTTCTTTGTAAAAATTGATCGGTAACCATTTAAAGGAAATTTATTGGAAAGACTAGACAACTGAAAGCATTTTCAATAGGATTATATATGAAAAGGATTCCATGGGAGATGAAAGAAATGACGACAATCAATGATATTGCGAAGCTTGCGAACGTCTCTCGCACGACTGTTTCAAGAGCTTTAAATAGTAGTGGATACGTGAGCGAGGATGTACGTAAACGCATCATGAAAATCGTTGAAGAAACAGGATATATGCCAAGCCAGTCAGCGAAATCATTACGTACGAAACGCTCCGGCGTCATCGGGGTAATTTTACCGCGTTTAAGCACGGAGACTTCTACAAGAGTCGTTAACGGCATCAATGAAGTGCTGGCAAAAGAAGGGTTTCAAATCCTTCTGACAGATACAGAGCTTGATAAAGACAAAGAGATCGATTACATTCGTCTGTTGAAAAGCAGGCATGTGGACGGAATCATTCTGCTTGCAACGAACATCAATGACGATTTAATAGAGACCATTAAACAGGTACAGGTCCCATTTCTAGCAATCGGGCAAGAACTTCCAGGCGTGACGTCCCTCGTGTACGATGACTACCATGCCTCCGCTGACCTTACGAACATGCTCGTTCACAAGGGACACGAGAAAATTGCTTTTATTGGTGTGAGTCCTGAAGATCCATCTGTAGGAAAAGTTCGTGAACAAGCCTACCGCGATATGATGGAAGAACACGGGTTGCCAGTAAGTGAAGCGATGGTCGGACAAGGTGATTTCACGATTGACTCCGGCTATGAGCAAATGAAGACGATCCTTCGTGATTGCAAAGATGATAAACCGACCGCTGTATTTGCGGTTACCGATCGAATGGCGATCGGGGCGATGGAATATTTGAAAGAACAGGGGTATAAGATTCCTGAAGATATGGCCGTCGTAGGAATCGGAGCATCAAGCATGTCTAAATACATCACTCCATCCCTGACGACCATCGACTATTTTAATAAGGATGCGGGAAAAAAAGCAGCAGAGTTGTTACTAAACAAAATCAATGATAAAAAAATTGAAGAAAAATTTGAGCTAACGTATAGACTAATTCTACGAGATAGTGTATAGTTCTACATGAAAACGCAATCATGTAATCGTTCACACAAGAAATGATTTCCATTTTTAAGAGAACTCAAACGAACTTTTCATACATTATTTAGAATTTTTATTTTTTTGTAGAATGTGTAATCGATTACATGCTAAAACTACTTTTGAAAGGAGAATGGTTAATGGCTGATAATTCACAAATTGCAAAACAAGTCATTGAGGCTGCAGGTGGAGAAGGTAATGTTGCTTCAGTTGCGCACTGTGCCACACGTCTTCGGATTATGCTTCACGACAAAGAAAAGGCAGATATCTCCGCAATCGAAAATATCGACAAAGTAAAAGGTGCCTTTTATAACTCAGGTCAGCTGCAAGTGATCTTCGGAACAGGAACGGTAAACCGAATCTATGAAGAAGTGACGAAGCTGAACGTAGAAGGTACGACGAAATCTGAAATGAAAGAGGAAACAAAACAACAAGGAAATATGTTCCAACGTTGGATCCGTACATTTGGGGACGTATTCGTACCAATCATCCCTGCGCTCGTTGCTACAGGTTTGTTCATGGGTCTTCGTGGTCTCGTCACACAGCCGCAAATTCTGGCGTTGTTTGGGTTAGCGCCTGAGGACATTTCAGAGAACTTCATTCTATATACACAGATTTTGACGGATACTGCATTTATATTCCTGCCGGCGTTAGTGGCGTGGTCGACCTTTAGAGTGTTTGGAGGCAGTCCAATCCTCGGTATCGTCATCGGGCTGATGCTTGTATCACCTGCTCTTCCAAACGCCTGGGATATTGCCGGCGGTGAAGTCGAGCCGATTATGTTCTTTGGATTTATCCCGGTCGTTGGTTATCAGGCTTCTGTGCTTCCTGCATTCATTACGGGTATTTTAGGGGCGAAGCTTGAGAAGGCCTTAAGGAAGAAGATTCCTGAAGCACTTGATCTAATTCTGACACCGTTTCTTGTGCTATTAATTATGATTACTCTTGCTTTGTTTGTCATTGGACCGATTTTCCACGTAGTCGAAAACGGAATCTTCTCAGCGACACGTGCCATCCTTGAGCTTCCATTAGGAATTAGTGGACTAATCATTGGTGGACTGCACCAGGTGATCGTTATCACAGGGGTGCACCACATCTTCAACTTGCTGGAAATTCAATTGCTTGAGCGTTTGGGAGAAAACCCGTTCAACCCAATTATTTCTGCAGGAATCGCAGCTCAAGGTGCAGCGGCCCTAGCTGTTGGATTGAAATCAAAACAGAAGAAAATGAAAGCTTTGGCTCTTCCATCTGCACTTTCCGCATTCCTTGGAATCACTGAGCCTGCGATCTTCGGTGTAAACCTTCGCTACATGAAGCCATTCGTCATGGGACTTATCGGAGGCGCTGCTGGCGGATTCTATGCTTCTCTTATCGGACTGGCCGGAACCGGAATGGCGATCACCGTAATTCCTGGTATGCTGCTGTACTTGGATGGGCTGTTCCCTTTTGCGAACTATATCATTTCAAACGTGATTGCCATTGGAGTCGCCTTTGGACTGACGTGGGTATTCGGCTACAACGACAAAATGCTTGAAAACAAATAATTCCAATTATTGGCGGACCAGGTCATACAGATATTTCCATATCTGGCCTGGTCTGTTTTTGTAAGATTTGACATCGGGTATGGTACAATAACGGGGAGTAACAATAGGAAAGAGGTGCAAACATGTACAACCAACCAATTTTCCTTCAGCCAGAATTTAAGGAGAGACTCTGGGGAGGAACGAAATTACAAGAGATCTTCGACTACGACATCCCATCTGAACAAACGGGAGAAGCATGGTGTATCTCGGGTCATGACAACGGTTCGAACGTTATTAAGAATGGACCATTGAAAGGCAAGACGCTTGCTGATGCATGGCAGGAACATCGTGAGCTTTTTGCCGGCGAAGAAGGCGATGAGTTTCCTTTATTAGTGAAAATTTTAGACTCCAAAAAGGATCTTTCTGTCCAGGTCCATCCGGATGATACATACGCACGCGAACTAGAAAACCAGAATTACGGGAAGACCGAATGCTGGTACGTGATTGACTGTGAAGAAGGATCCGAAATAATTTTTGGTCATCATGCGTCAAATAAACAGGAATTAGAGCGTATGGTGGAGAATGAAGAATGGGAAGGCCTTTTACGTCGAATTCCTGTTCATCCTGGCGACTTTTTCTATGTCCCAAGCGGCACGATCCATGCCATAGGAGGAGGGATTCAAATTCTCGAAACTCAGCAGAGCTCCGATATCACGTACCGTGTCTACGACTACGATCGTGTTGGTAAGGACGGGAACAAGCGTGAACTGCACCTTGAAAAATCCCTGGAGGTAACGACAGTACCTCATGAGGATCCTGTCATCGATCGTGAACAGTCCTACGATACTGATCTGCAAATCGAAACGCTCATTGAAGAGGAGTATTTCTCAGTCTATCGCTGGGAACTTGAAGGCCGAAGCGGTGAGATGGCCCCGGAACCTTATTTACTGGCAAGTGTGTTGGAAGGGGAAGGACAAGTTCTCATCAACAATCGATCCTATGATTTTGAAAAAGGAGATCACTTTATCCTCCCGGCGTCTATCGAGACGTACACAATGGAGGGAAATGCGTCGTTCATCGTCTCTCGTTCTAATAAGAGCGCAGGGCGTAAAAAATAAAAGGAGTGGTGTACATGTGGAAAAATGAATATAATCGCTGGAAAGAATTTGGACAATTAGATGAAAAATTATCAAACCAGCTGGCCGAAATCGATTCGGATGAACAATCTCTGGAAGACGCCTTTTATAAAAATCTAGAGTTTGGTACAGGGGGCATGCGCGGAAAATTAGGCCCAGGTACAAATCGCATGAACATCTACACAATCCGAAGAGCAGCGGAGGGGCTGGCTTCATACGTCAACGACCGCGGGTTGTCCAACCGTGGAGTTGCCATCGCTTATGACTCTCGTTATATGTCAAAAGAGTTTGCTGTTGAAACGGCTCGTGTGCTTGGTCACCACGGCATCCCTTCTTATGTATTCACCTCTTTACGGCCAACACCAGAACTATCTTTCGCCGTCCGCTATTTGCAAACGGCGGCAGGGGTCGTTATTACGGCGAGCCACAACCCTCCTGAATATAATGGCTTCAAAGCCTATAACGAAGATGGGGGACAACTGCCTCCGAAGCAGGCTGAATCAATGATTAGCTTTGTTAATAAGGTAGAAGATGAGCTGAATGTCGAAGCAGCGGATAAAGAAGAACTTGAGAAAAATGGGCTTTTAAACTGGGTCGATGAAAAAGTCGATAATGCTTATTTAGAAAAACTGAAATCCGTTACGGTCCAGCCTGACATTGAGAAGAATATCTCCCTTGTTTTCACACCATTGCATGGTACAGCGCGTGATCTTGTAGAGAAAGGTCTTATGCAAAGCGGGTTCTCTTCCATTCATATTGTAGAAGAGCAAGCACAACCAGATCCTGAATTTTCTACAGTCGAATCTCCAAACCCTGAAGAACATCAGGCGTTCGCCATGGCGATCGATCAAGGAAATGCGATTGGAGCTGACCTTTTACTAGCGACAGATCCAGATGCCGACCGTATGGGGGTTGCTGTTCCTGATGAAAACGGAGAGTTCAAAGTACTAACTGGAAACCAGACAGGTGCTTTAATGCTTGACTACATTTTGGAGCACACACCGAACCTTCCAGACAACGGTCAATTGATCAAAACGATCGTAACGTCTGAATTTGGACGAGTGATCGCAAATCATCACAACGTTAGCACCCTTGATGTGTTGACAGGCTTTAAATTCATTGGTGAAAAAATCCGTGAATACGAGCAAACTGGTGATCACAAATTCTTATTCGGCTATGAAGAAAGCTATGGCTATCTAGTTAAAGACTTTGCTCGTGATAAAGATGCTGTCCAAGCTTGTGTACTGATCGCCGAAGTCGGTGCGTATTACAAGAATCAGGGTAAAACATTGCTTGATGCTCTTGATGAGCTATACCAAAAACACGGGTATTTCCTAGAGGATTTGCTGTCCGTGAAACTTGACGGTAAATCAGGCGCTGAGAAGATCAAACAAATTATGGACGATTTCCGTGAAGCGGATATTAAAGAAGTAGGCGGCAAAAAAGTTGTGGCAGTCGAAGACTACGCAACAACGGAACGCCGCTACGTGGAAGACGGTACAGTAGAAGAAATCGACCTGCCAACGTCTAACGTCTTGAAATTCATCCTCGAGGATGACTGCTGGTTCTGCTTGCGTCCATCAGGTACAGAACCGAAAATCAAGTTCTACTTCGGCGTGAAAACATCATCCATGACCGATAGCGAGAAGTTGCTTGAATCACTGAAATCAACCGTAAATGAACGCTTGCACGCGCTCATTTAATGCTAGTAAGAAAACCTCCAGCCCTCTTGGCTGGAGGTTTTTTGCTCTACTAATGAGTTAGGGAACAGAATTGTGCCGTTAAGGAACAGAGCATTGGCGTTGGGAACGGAGCGCCGCCATTCAGGAACAGAACTCCTACGTTAAGCCAGCGTCCTGGCGTTAAGGAACAATCCAACGAAGTTAGGGAACAATCACACCCCAACAACCACCCAGCCCCGTTATACACACTCCCCACTCAAGCACCGAGGGATCAATTCTAATCAAAACCCAAAACAAATCCGTCACCATAAAGCCCGAACCCTTTCAACAAAAAAATCCACGCCCATAACTAAAGAAAAGGCTTTCATTTTATTGACAAATCAGCGATAATAGAATAAAATACTGAAAATTCTGATTAAATATATGAGGGGTGGGCGTTGTGTTAAATATCAAAATGTTGAAGCCGTATTACGTCAAAGAAGATAAACGCTTTATTCGTGTTGTGCTTGCCTACCAGTACTTTTCTCTTTTTATCGATAATGAACTCTATCAATTCGTACCAATGGAATCCAGAGAAATCATCATAGATCGAAATCGCAAACGGGTGCACAACGTGTTCGACATCTTTGTTTTCCAGCGCGGAAAACGGATGGTCTACGTATCCGTCACTGATTTGCTGCAATTGCCGGAGTTTCTTACACACTTGAACTCGATCATTGCCCCTTACTATGAAAGCGAGGAGCAAATGTACCAGGATGAATCCCTTGAGGAAGAGCTTGAGGAATTGATCGTCGAGCTGGAGAAAGAAAACCTCAGACGTCTGATTGATCAGGCGATTGACAAGAATGATCGCGATTCGTTCCACAAGCTGACGGAAACTTGGAATCAAATGAATAAGTCATAAAACAGGGTAGGTATGTCTTCTCATACCTGCTTTTTTTATTGAATATACGATCAATTTTTTTGTGTGCGACTAGCTTTTTACCGTAAAAGTGCATTCATCGCTTGTCTCATGCATGGTAGGGCTCCCAACTCGTTTGCTCTTTCGTTCTTCTTTACGATAATCTACAAAATAGGACAATATTTTTATTGGAAAATTATGAATTTATATGAGTTATTTTAAAAAATAATGAATATTGTGCAAAAACTTACTCGGTAAATGGCGTATAATACAATTATATTTACAAAAGAAGGAAATGAGCGGTTCTAATGGGGGATAGATACATAAGACCAAAGAACCGAATAATAGGATTTAGGGAGGTCTTTCAGGGATGCGTGTAGTACCTGAGGTGCGAAAGTTGGATGAGGAATGGGTGAGTTTATTAAAAGAAGCAAAGGCCATGGGGATGGATGTTGAAGAAGTGAGAGAGTATATTCAAAACTTTTCAGAGAGAAAGAGAGTTCTTTAGCGTTCCCTTATGAGCAGGGGATGCTCTTTTTTTGCAAGCTGAATCATAGGAAAAAGAGACTGGTGAAAAGGAGGGTGTTTCAAATGAACGCTGTAAATTATGAGCTGATTTCCATGTTGAAAGATTGTTCAATCGCTTTTCAAACCCCTATCTTCCTATTTGATCACCATCATAAGTTAACCTATCAATTTCCGGACAGCTTCCAGAAACCTCATCCATTGCTCCGTGAAAATCTTTCTCCTAATCTGCGGCAATCTGAAAATATTCCATATTCCCTTCAGCTTTATTCAGATGCTTTCCACCAGCAAATGTTCCTTTATCCGATGCTTGATGAGCGGGGCAAGGGGGTCATTATAGGAATAGGACCTTTCCTTCAACAGGAAGTTGGAAGAAAGCAGGTGAACAAGCTGTTAATTCTTCATGATATTGAAAAAGAACACGGAGAAGCGATGCTTGATTATTTTAGTCAGCTCCCTGTAGTGAATCAAGTCCACGTGCTTTCATTAGAACGTATGCTCCTCAGAGTGCTTCCAGAGAAAGAAGATAAACCGATGATAAGAAGTAATGCAGATGACCGTCAAAAGAAAGCGTTCCAGTTTTATGCACACACCAGCCCTTCTCAAAAAGATTCCTATCAACTAAAGGAACAATTTTTCGAAGCTTTCAAAAAAGGTGATGAGAAAGCCACTGATTTGTATCAGAAATATAAGAAAGAATTCTCTGTCTCTCTTGCTAATGGAGACTCTATACGCTCGGAAAAGAATCATCTCATCCGCCTCGTAGCTGAATTGACCCAAGTCTGTTTGGAAGAAGGAGCGCCGCGGGACGAGCTGTTTTCTTTAAGTGAATTTTATATCAATTTTTTAGAAACCAAACAGACACGTACAGACTTGCTTGAGCTGGAATCTAATGTGATCTTGTCCTTCTTATCACGTTTGAAGCAAACGAAAAATGGTCAGCATTATTCCCCCCTTGTCGAACGGACACAAAAATACATCTTTCAATACCTTACAGAAACTATTTCATTGAAAAAGATTGCGGAAGAGCTGAATGTCCATCCAAACTACTTATCAGGCGTGTTCGCAAAAGAGGTAGGGATATCGATTTCACAGTTTATTAATAAGCAGAGGATCAAACAGGCGAAAGAACTGCTCAGTATTACAAGGTACTCGTTGATGGAAATCAGTATTTTGCTAGGCTATAACAGTCAAAGCTATTTTACTCGTGTGTTTAAAAAGGTAGAAGGCATTGGACCGAAAGAGTTTCGAGATAAATATCATGTGTCAGAGGAATAGGGTCAGCTTTTGGTGTTGATCCTTTTTTGTTCTCAAAAAAGGATAGCAAATACAAGAATTCAAAAGGAAAATGTAGCATAAAGTTCGTAACTGTTTATTATTTTTCAATTTGCCTGTTTCTTTTTAAGGACAATCCTATTATAATATTCTTAATAAAGAACAACGGCGTGTCGAATAACGAATGACAGAAGGGGAGGGGTCATGAGTATATGACTACCATCGGAGAAAGAATACGCGTATTAAGACTGGGAAAAGGTCTATCAGTCAATGAGTTTGCTAAAAAATCCAAGGTCTCAAAGTCCTATATTAGTAACATAGAACGTGGTGTTCAGAAGAATCCATCTTTAATCGTCATGAATAAAATGGCCAAAACGCTCGATGTACCATTGGAAGATTTGCTTTCCTACAAGTTCGCAGGTCAAGACGAAGAACAAGAAGTGAAATAAAAGGGTGGAAAGGGGAAGGGATATGGCTGCACAGACAATCAAAAAGCCAGTAGATGAAGAGTGGTTAGAATTGATCAGGCAGGCCAAACACCTGGGCTTAAGCATCGATGAAATAAAAGCTTTCATAGAACGAGGCAGAGGGTAGCTAAGATTGTGGGAGGGAGCGGGTTGAAAGGAAAACAGATATTCACTAGAGAAGCAGCAAAGCCCAATTTATTTATTCAGGAGTGCCCTTCCTACTTAAACAACAAGTTTGTGTTGTGCGATATCAGCGTGCTCGTGGATCAATATTCGCACATTTACTTGAAAGACGGATGGAAAGTATTGAGCAGTGAGGGGAAAGTTTTTGCGCAAACGAAAGGCAATGTAAGGATTGAAAACCCAATGGCGGCCGTGCGTGGTGATGAATCGCCGCTATCCTTTATGCAGGCAGCTGTTTGTTTTCATCAATTTAATTTGTTCAGCACGGAACATACGAATGTAAATACAAGTGCAATCGTCGATGATGAACGCATACGTCTCTTGGACTTGTTCGGATACTGGAGTTTTGGTCATATGAAGCGGAGTCTGAATCCTGTGTTTTTTTATGACTCCCTTCATCATCCTGTTATCATTTTTTTCACCTATCATAGAGACAGTGCAGACATTGTGGAGAAGCATGTTCACCGGTTTGATCACGTCGGTTATGCTCTGAATTTTCATCAGAAGGTTTGGGCTTCCAAAGAGAAGCAAAAACGCAGTTCTATATTCGATGTATGGACTGAATCCTGATTAACAATCGGGCTTTTCTTTTGTTCACGGACAGTGGACAGATTTCATATGCTATTACATAAGTATCAATTTATTATATAATCTTACAAAAAATGCTATGAAAAACTTCAAAAATAGGATAATATGATTAGAAAGCTACCAAAAATGATAGCTTTTTTGAATCTTTTTGTAATATTTTATCGTCTAACAGAGCAGTTACATAATTAGCCGACAGAAAAAGTCGTTTTAAATCGAACGTTTAAGTAAATAGATTACTAGATGATAAAATGTGGAAAAGGTGGGACGCATGGAAAATTTAAAAGAGGTGTTGCAAAACATCATCCAACAAACAGAGAATGCCGAGTTGATGTCCTCCCAGGAGGTCATTGACCAACTAATTGAACAATTACAGCGATAATAGTTTTCACATAAGAAAAGCAGTGCCTCAGCTGGCACTGCTTTTTCTAATGGATTCTCTCTTTTTTGATCTTATAAACAACCGGTGAAGTACATAGACACCATAGCTCTGCAGAGTGATCAGACCGGGCATAAGCACGAACCTGTACCGCGTCTGAATTTCAATAAGCAGGTGAATCATTGCATATCCGATGATAAAGAGAACAAAGAAGAGAGCCTTCTGCTGCTTGTTTTCCAAGTTTCCTTTTGCACTTTTTATTAGTCCAAAAATCGCGATCATTCCAAAGATGAAAAACTGGAGATAAATGAATTTATCTGTTTTATACAGCCAGTCTTTGAAATCTTCGTCATCCCCCTGGTAACTCCACATGATGGAAGCATCTCGGTCTCCCCACATTATGGAGAATTTGTCATGGAACAGAGGAGGAAGGCGGCTTGGATCTGAGAGACGTTCCTCAATCATTTCTTCTTCTTTGGCAAGGCGTTCCTTCCAGCTGAGATTACTGAGTGTTTTTGAACCTTCATTCGAGTACGTTCCTCTTGTTTCATGATTCAATCCTACGACGAATTTCCATTTTGGATCACGGTTCTCCAGAGGATAGTCAGAGATGCCTGAGATTATTAGGGTTTGACTTGCGATCGTGAGTACGAGCAGATAAGTCGTGATGACCCCAAGGAATTTTCCACTATTTATAAGGATATTCCTACGATTGTTCCGCAACAGGTACACGACGAAGACGAATATCCCCGCTGCCAAGAGCACAAATGAACCGAGCGGACGGATGATATGGCCGAGAGCAAACAAAACCCCGATAGCGATCCACGACCAGTTCTTATCTTCAAATCTTTTGACAAGTAAATAAGCGCCAATATAAAAAAGTAGAGTCGCAAGAATTTGATTCGTCAATAACGAAGTCATAACGATCGCTGGAATATAAAAGGTGTAGATTAGGCCGGCAAGGTGCCCGGCTTTTTCCTCAAATATTTCTGTCGTAATTTTATAGACCATCCAAACCATTGCTACGCTGAACAGAATATTGAAAAACTGAAGTATGAAGATGTCCTCGCCAAACAAAAAAATGATCAATGCTTGATACATGACGAATCCTAGCTGATACACCCACTTTTGGAAGTAGCTGTTTTCCGTAAAACTGAAATCACCTTCTGTAACAGACAAAGCGGCATTATGCAGCGTTAAGAAATCAGATTCAGGCTCCGTAGGTACAAAAAGCACCCACAGCAGTCTTAACAAAAAGGCAAGGATAAGCATGCCGGAAACGTAGTAAACCCTTGGGATAGGAAGACGCGTCACTGCATAAGCAATCCCCATTACAAGCAGGCCAGCAGCCACAATGAAGAAAGAAGGCCAATCGTAAAAATCATCGAGCTGTTCCACATTCACATAAAAGCCGTAGCCCATATAGATAGCGCCAACTAATAAGATGGTGAGGACACAGAATGCTTTAAAGTATTTATTGAACGCGGTCATTGGCCTGCTCCTCCTTTTCAACCGTCTGATCATTGAAGATGAAATACTTGCTTGCTACATAATTGAATAAAACGACTAAAACGTTGGCAGCGATTTTAGAAATTAAATCATCGACATGGATCAGGTCTACAAGTACAATCATTGTTCCAATATCTAGAAAATAGGAAAGTAAGCGAGCTCCCATGAAAGGGAACAACTCTTTCCAGGCAGACTGTTCACTCTTAAAGACGTACGCTTTGTTTGTGAAAAATGCAAATAAAACAGCCACCAACCAGGCGATGGTCGTGGCAAGTTTATAGTCCATCCCGATTAAATTGGCCGCTACATAGTACGTGACGATGTTCACTAAGGTGGTAAGCCCTCCGAAAACGAGATAGAGGAGGACTTCCATCTGCTTGCTGTGCTTATTCATAACGCTTTTCAACCTCTTGTGTATCATAGTCCCATCGTTGGTAATATTCATGGGCAGGACCATAAGGGATATTGGAAACCTTTTGTTCGTTGTATTCATTGACAAAATAGAGCGGCCGGCGCTTCGTTTCATTAAAGACTCGTCCGAGGTATTCACCGATAATGCCAAGAACGATCAATTGAATACCACCGATAAAGAGAATCACACTCATTAAGGACGGATAACCTGCCACAGGATCGCCAAATACGAGCGTCTTAATGATGATCCAAATCATAAAAATAAAGGCAAAGATCGACACGCCGATTCCGAATAAGGAGGAAAACCTTAAGGGAGCGGTCGTGAATGAAGTGACTCCTTCAATGGCAAGATCGACTAATTTTCCATAATTCCATTTGGTTTCTCCTGATACCCGTGGGTCACGGTCGAACAAAATTTCTTTTTTGTTATAGCCAACCTAGCTGAACATCCCTTTTGTATAACGCTGAGTTTCCCGCAGTTTCTTAATTGCCTCCACACAGCGTCGGTCGAGCAGCCGGAAATCTCCGGTATTCTCCTGAATCGGTACTTGGCTCATATTTTTTAACAGCTTATAAAAGGTACGTGCTGTGGTTTTCTTCAGCCAGGTTTCTCCTTTGCGGCTGCGTCGTTTGGCATACACGTCATCATAGCCACGCTCCCAGTAGTAGATCATCTCGGGAATAAGCTCCGGAGGATCTTGCAAATCTGCATCCAAAATGATGAGCGCGTCCCCTTTGGCATGGTCGAAACCTGCAATCATTGCGGTTTCCTTTCCAAAATTACGGGAAAGGTCTACATAAGAGACTCTTTGATCCAATTCCCG
It contains:
- a CDS encoding phospho-sugar mutase, with the translated sequence MWKNEYNRWKEFGQLDEKLSNQLAEIDSDEQSLEDAFYKNLEFGTGGMRGKLGPGTNRMNIYTIRRAAEGLASYVNDRGLSNRGVAIAYDSRYMSKEFAVETARVLGHHGIPSYVFTSLRPTPELSFAVRYLQTAAGVVITASHNPPEYNGFKAYNEDGGQLPPKQAESMISFVNKVEDELNVEAADKEELEKNGLLNWVDEKVDNAYLEKLKSVTVQPDIEKNISLVFTPLHGTARDLVEKGLMQSGFSSIHIVEEQAQPDPEFSTVESPNPEEHQAFAMAIDQGNAIGADLLLATDPDADRMGVAVPDENGEFKVLTGNQTGALMLDYILEHTPNLPDNGQLIKTIVTSEFGRVIANHHNVSTLDVLTGFKFIGEKIREYEQTGDHKFLFGYEESYGYLVKDFARDKDAVQACVLIAEVGAYYKNQGKTLLDALDELYQKHGYFLEDLLSVKLDGKSGAEKIKQIMDDFREADIKEVGGKKVVAVEDYATTERRYVEDGTVEEIDLPTSNVLKFILEDDCWFCLRPSGTEPKIKFYFGVKTSSMTDSEKLLESLKSTVNERLHALI
- a CDS encoding IDEAL domain-containing protein, which translates into the protein MLNIKMLKPYYVKEDKRFIRVVLAYQYFSLFIDNELYQFVPMESREIIIDRNRKRVHNVFDIFVFQRGKRMVYVSVTDLLQLPEFLTHLNSIIAPYYESEEQMYQDESLEEELEELIVELEKENLRRLIDQAIDKNDRDSFHKLTETWNQMNKS
- a CDS encoding sucrose-specific PTS transporter subunit IIBC produces the protein MADNSQIAKQVIEAAGGEGNVASVAHCATRLRIMLHDKEKADISAIENIDKVKGAFYNSGQLQVIFGTGTVNRIYEEVTKLNVEGTTKSEMKEETKQQGNMFQRWIRTFGDVFVPIIPALVATGLFMGLRGLVTQPQILALFGLAPEDISENFILYTQILTDTAFIFLPALVAWSTFRVFGGSPILGIVIGLMLVSPALPNAWDIAGGEVEPIMFFGFIPVVGYQASVLPAFITGILGAKLEKALRKKIPEALDLILTPFLVLLIMITLALFVIGPIFHVVENGIFSATRAILELPLGISGLIIGGLHQVIVITGVHHIFNLLEIQLLERLGENPFNPIISAGIAAQGAAALAVGLKSKQKKMKALALPSALSAFLGITEPAIFGVNLRYMKPFVMGLIGGAAGGFYASLIGLAGTGMAITVIPGMLLYLDGLFPFANYIISNVIAIGVAFGLTWVFGYNDKMLENK
- a CDS encoding LacI family DNA-binding transcriptional regulator, whose amino-acid sequence is MTTINDIAKLANVSRTTVSRALNSSGYVSEDVRKRIMKIVEETGYMPSQSAKSLRTKRSGVIGVILPRLSTETSTRVVNGINEVLAKEGFQILLTDTELDKDKEIDYIRLLKSRHVDGIILLATNINDDLIETIKQVQVPFLAIGQELPGVTSLVYDDYHASADLTNMLVHKGHEKIAFIGVSPEDPSVGKVREQAYRDMMEEHGLPVSEAMVGQGDFTIDSGYEQMKTILRDCKDDKPTAVFAVTDRMAIGAMEYLKEQGYKIPEDMAVVGIGASSMSKYITPSLTTIDYFNKDAGKKAAELLLNKINDKKIEEKFELTYRLILRDSV
- the manA gene encoding mannose-6-phosphate isomerase, class I, with product MYNQPIFLQPEFKERLWGGTKLQEIFDYDIPSEQTGEAWCISGHDNGSNVIKNGPLKGKTLADAWQEHRELFAGEEGDEFPLLVKILDSKKDLSVQVHPDDTYARELENQNYGKTECWYVIDCEEGSEIIFGHHASNKQELERMVENEEWEGLLRRIPVHPGDFFYVPSGTIHAIGGGIQILETQQSSDITYRVYDYDRVGKDGNKRELHLEKSLEVTTVPHEDPVIDREQSYDTDLQIETLIEEEYFSVYRWELEGRSGEMAPEPYLLASVLEGEGQVLINNRSYDFEKGDHFILPASIETYTMEGNASFIVSRSNKSAGRKK
- a CDS encoding anti-repressor SinI family protein; its protein translation is MRVVPEVRKLDEEWVSLLKEAKAMGMDVEEVREYIQNFSERKRVL